A window of the Gossypium hirsutum isolate 1008001.06 chromosome A03, Gossypium_hirsutum_v2.1, whole genome shotgun sequence genome harbors these coding sequences:
- the LOC121218707 gene encoding protein NRT1/ PTR FAMILY 3.1, with product MENHSMATATPENKDSFATSGNADDKQSKAFVNNNEKGGIKTMPFILVNEICEKLAMVGFSKNMVNYLTQQLHMPLTKAANTVTNFNGTSSLTPLLGAFIADSYAGKFWTITVATAIYLAGMIVLTLSAALPQLRPPPCAGDQVCQEANGSQTAVLYLSLLFAALGSGGIRPCVAAFGAEQFVEEDPTQPKKTWVFFNWYYFALGASILLASTVLVYIQDNVGWSWGLGIPTLAMALSIIVFLIGYPLYRNLDPAGSPYTRVLQVSVAAFRKRKIPLISDPKFLYVNEELDASISTDGLLHHTKQLKFLDNAAIVTEEDSLKSSEKPNFWILNTVHRVEELKSILRMLPIWAAGILFATSSAQQNTFSLQQANTMERHLTKSFVIPSASMSVFGMLSMLVTIVLYDRLLVRVARRMTGLERGINFLQRMAIGFFIAIIATMVAGFVEVKRKHAASASGLIDSPESTIPISVFWLVPQYSLHGIAEAFMVIGHLEFFYNQAPESMRSTATALFWTSISVGDYTSTLLVTLVHKYSDWLPNRNLNEGKLEYFYWLLTLLQALNIVYYLICAKFYTFKPLSHKTEHVEGVELTTQV from the exons ATGGAAAACCACAGCATGGCGACTGCAACTCCGGAAAACAAAGACAGCTTTGCTACTTCCGGAAATGCCGATGATAAGCAGAGCAAGGCATTTGTCAATAATAACGAAAAGGGTGGAATTAAGACGATGCCCTTCATCTTAG TAAACGAGATATGCGAGAAATTGGCAATGGTGGGATTCAGTAAAAACATGGTTAACTACTTGACACAGCAGCTTCATATGCCCTTAACAAAAGCAGCCAACACCGTGACCAACTTCAATGGTACCTCGAGCTTGACGCCATTGCTTGGGGCTTTCATTGCTGATTCCTATGCTGGAAAATTTTGGACCATCACTGTCGCAACGGCCATATACCTAGCA GGAATGATAGTCCTAACACTCTCAGCAGCACTGCCACAGCTACGGCCACCGCCATGTGCAGGTGACCAAGTTTGCCAAGAAGCCAATGGGAGTCAAACGGCTGTTCTCTACCTGTCTCTTCTATTCGCAGCCTTAGGATCAGGCGGGATCCGGCCATGCGTGGCGGCGTTTGGCGCAGAGCAATTCGTTGAGGAGGATCCTACGCAGCCTAAGAAAACGTGGGTCTTCTTTAATTGGTATTACTTTGCATTGGGAGCCTCAATATTACTGGCATCAACGGTGCTTGTGTATATTCAAGACAATGTAGGATGGAGCTGGGGTCTTGGAATTCCTACCTTAGCCATGGCTTTGTCCATAATTGTATTCCTCATTGGTTACCCTCTTTACCGAAATCTGGATCCTGCCGGAAGTCCCTATACTCGTGTCTTACAGGTCTCTGTTGCCGCTTTTAGGAAGAGAAAGATTCCCTTGATTTCTGATCCAAAGTTTTTGTATGTCAACGAGGAGCTCGATGCATCCATTTCCACAGACGGTCTGCTTCACCATACAAAGCAACTCAA ATTTCTGGATAATGCTGCCATTGTCACTGAAGAAGATAGTCTCAAGTCATCAGAAAAACCCAATTTCTGGATACTCAACACCGTCCATAGAGTTGAAGAACTAAAATCTATATTGAGGATGCTACCAATTTGGGCAGCTGGTATTCTATTTGCCACATCCAGTGCTCAACAGAACACATTTTCATTGCAACAAGCCAACACAATGGAAAGACACCTGACCAAGTCTTTTGTAATTCCCTCTGCTTCCATGTCTGTCTTCGGCATGTTATCAATGCTCGTCACTATAGTCTTATATGATCGCCTATTGGTTCGTGTTGCACGGAGGATGACAGGCCTTGAACGGGGCATAAACTTTTTGCAGCGGATGGCCATTGGCTTTTTCATCGCAATAATAGCAACTATGGTCGCTGGATTCGTTGAAGTGAAGAGAAAGCATGCAGCCTCGGCTAGTGGCCTAATTGACAGCCCCGAATCTACAATTCCCATCTCAGTATTTTGGCTTGTTCCGCAGTATAGCCTTCATGGCATTGCCGAGGCGTTCATGGTAATTGGCCACCTCGAATTTTTCTATAACCAAGCTCCCGAGAGCATGAGGAGCACCGCCACTGCTTTGTTCTGGACATCCATATCCGTTGGGGACTACACAAGCACACTTTTGGTTACGCTAGTCCACAAGTATTCCGACTGGCTTCCTAATAGAAACTTGAATGAGGGGAAGTTGGAGTATTTCTATTGGTTGCTCACACTTTTGCAAGCTCTAAACATTGTATACTACTTAATATGTGCAAAATTTTATACTTTCAAGCCTCTCAGCCACAAAACAGAACATGTTGAGGGGGTTGAACTCACTACCCAGGTTTAA